In Lotus japonicus ecotype B-129 chromosome 5, LjGifu_v1.2, one genomic interval encodes:
- the LOC130721138 gene encoding uncharacterized protein LOC130721138 yields MALLTFLPEQSNPKKQHHPQRKRKQHQKPQQQQQKQHHEKQVNKQKPEPHQQQQKQKQINKQKPPSSWDQIKNLISCKQIEGSRVIDPSKGHSYSKLGSSCSSICSFKDVVHGNTRVVHRSDNSSPESSTLGQETGLLSRKPAPHHSTSGSAGKSNCRSGSGSGTYTSRGMQFRKLSGCYECHMIIDPSRQPMPRSTICVCSQCGEVFPKMESLELHQAVRHAVSELGPEDSGRNIVEIIFKSSWLKRDTPMCKIERILKVHNTQRTIQRFEECRDAVKSRAVSSTKKNPRCAADGNELLRFHCTALTCALGERGSSALCSAGPSCGVCTIIRHGFQGGKGVKTTASSGRAHDSAAAQCGGEGSRRAMLVCRVIAGKVKRVAEESPPPPQPQEEEESVSYDSVAGFATGIYSNLEELVVFNPRAILPCFVVIYNVLPF; encoded by the exons ATGGCCCTCTTAACTTTCTTGCCTGAACAATCTAATCCCAAAAAACAACACCATCCCCAACGCAAAAGAAAGCAGCACCAGAAACCACAACAGCAGCAACAAAAACAACATCATGAGAAGCAGGTTAATAAGCAGAAACCAGAACCACATCAGCAAcaacagaagcagaagcagatTAACAAGCAGAAACCACCATCTTCATGGGACCAAATCAAGAACCTGATCAGCTGCAAGCAGATTGAAGGGTCAAGGGTCATTGACCCTTCAAAAGGGCACTCCTACTCCAAGCTAGGTTCCTCTTGCAGTTCCATTTGCAGCTTCAAGGATGTTGTTCATGGAAACACCCGAGTTGTTCACAGGTCTGATAACTCTTCCCCTGAAAGCAGCACCCTGGGTCAGGAAACAGGACTCCTCAGTAGAAAACCAGCCCCACATCACTCAACATCAGGTTCTGCAGGGAAATCAAACTGTAGATCAGGATCAGGATCAGGAACCTACACCTCTAGGGGAATGCAATTCAGAAAGCTCTCTGGATGTTATGAATGTCACATGATCATTGACCCTAGCAG GCAACCAATGCCAAGGAGCACTATTTGTGTTTGCTCTCAATGTGGTGAGGTTTTCCCTAAGATGGAAAGCTTGGAGCTTCATCAGGCTGTTCGTCATGCTG TTTCGGAGCTGGGTCCAGAGGATTCGGGTCGCAACATAGTGGAGATAATATTCAAGTCAAGCTGGTTGAAGAGGGACACTCCAATGTGTAAGATCGAACGGATACTAAAAGTGCACAACACCCAACGCACGATCCAACGGTTCGAGGAGTGCAGGGATGCAGTCAAGTCGCGTGCGGTCAGCAGCACCAAGAAAAACCCTCGCTGTGCCGCGGACGGCAACGAGCTCCTCCGCTTCCACTGCACCGCGCTAACATGCGCGCTCGGCGAACGCGGCTCCTCCGCACTCTGCTCCGCCGGGCCCAGCTGCGGCGTCTGCACCATCATCCGGCACGGATTCCAGGGCGGGAAGGGAGTGAAGACCACCGCCAGCAGCGGCAGGGCGCATGACTCGGCGGCGGCGCAGTGCGGCGGTGAGGGTTCTAGGAGGGCAATGCTGGTGTGCCGTGTGATTGCCGGGAAGGTGAAGCGCGTGGCGGAGGAGTCTCCGCCGCCGCCGCAGCcgcaggaggaggaggaaagtGTTTCGTATGATTCAGTGGCAGGATTTGCAACAGGAATCTACTCGAATCTCGAGGAGTTGGTTGTTTTCAACCCGAGGGCTATTCTTCCTTGTTTCGTTGTGATTTACAATGTTCTTCCTTTCTGA